In a single window of the Antedon mediterranea chromosome 1, ecAntMedi1.1, whole genome shotgun sequence genome:
- the LOC140062982 gene encoding 5'(3')-deoxyribonucleotidase, cytosolic type-like, with the protein MFSRFSHILNRSTAGELLYNTKHLSGNVGLKHPLKVLVSLDGCVADSEDYFLREYRRRYPLEPYVRVEERQKIPLAHQYGRLRPDLVQHVESILKTPGFYVKMAPITGAIQALTEMQNNEQLDVYIMVCPIQNSPKALHEKFQWIKTHLGQVFLEHLIVVKDNYMIQADVHFSRKESNEGNTFSLEATRISGNLKTDFAWTDDTWRNILRMKDKEIIKNARVEQ; encoded by the exons ATGTTTTCAAGATTTTCACACATCTTAAATAGGTCTACTGCAGGTGAACTATTGTACAACACAAAACATTTATCCGGAAATGTTGGCTTAAAACATCCATTAAAGGTGTTAGTGTCGTTGGACGGCTGCGTTGCCGACAGTGAAGATTATTTCTTACGGGAGTATCGACGAAGATACCCTCTGGAGCCGTATGTCAGGGTTGAGGAACGACAGAAGATACCACTGGCACATCAATATGGTCGACTGCGACCTGATCTAGTA CAACATGTAGAAAGCATATTGAAAACACCTGGGTTTTACGTTAAAATGGCGCCGATTACAGGAGCTATTCAGGCGCTTACCGAAATGCAGAATAACGAGCA GTTAGACGTTTATATAATGGTGTGTCCAATTCAGAATTCACCAAAAGCATTGCACGAAAAG TTCCAATGGATTAAAACACATTTAGGGCAAGTCTTTTTGGAACATTTAATTGTAGTCAAGGACAACTACATGATACAGGCTGATGTACATTTTAGTAGGAAGGAGTCAAATGAAG GTAACACATTCAGTCTTGAGGCAACCAGAATATCAGGTAATCTCAAGACAGACTTTGCGTGGACTGATGACACATGGCGAAATATTCTCAGAATGAAGGATaaagaaattattaaaaacgCACGTGTAGAACAATAA
- the LOC140048155 gene encoding acetylserotonin O-methyltransferase-like, which produces MDNETKSTLWSPLVLDIYTGFQKSQALFVTTELQLYDLLAIHQNGMTATEIANKKKLNLDATERILDYAAGLKLIKKDFKSESKTVAIYSNYPEIAEVLQSSKPNNMVAAIIHASRTQYPLYQHLMTTIKSGRNTEAYKNAFGLEMTLETFESLYETDKDYSATFLQYMHQLSSITSPGVAKSFDLSPFCEICDLGGGSGSLAYALASEYPDATVTVFDLATAVEAAQIITPDETERQKVKFVAGDFFQDEFPPAGLYTFARILHDWPDEKVHQLLNKTFKSLKSGGAVLIAELVMNETKTGPLQTLRYNVQMMIEMSGRERTETEYRLLLEQHGFVDFECKFVAGYSSFHAMIAKKP; this is translated from the exons ATGGACAACGAAACAAAGTCAACACTGTGGTCTCCACTTGTACTGGATATTTACACCGGTTTTCAAAAATCACAG GCGTTGTTTGTGACAACTGAACTGCAGTTGTATGATCTTCTTGCGATTCATCAAAATGGAATGACAGCCACTGAAATAGCCAACAAGAAGAAACTCAATCTGGACGCAACAGAAAGAATTCTCGATTACGCTGCTGGATTAAAACTTattaaaaaagattttaaatctGAATCTAAAACTG tagcAATTTACAGCAATTATCCCGAGATTGCAGAAGTTCTACAATCAAGTAAGCCTAATAATATGGTAGCGGCTATTATACATGCTTCCCGTACTCAGTACCCATTGTACCAGCATTTGATGACCACGATCAAGAGCGGCCGCAACACAGAAGCTTACAAAAATGCATTTGGTTTGGAG ATGACATTGGAGACATTCGAAAGTCTTTATGAAACTGACAAAGATTACTCAGCAACTTTCCTACAGTATATGCACCAGTTATCTTCAATTACGTCTCCAGGAGTGGCAAAATCATTTGACCTTTCACCTTTCTGTGAGATATGTGATTTAGGAG gtgGATCTGGGTCATTGGCATACGCATTAGCCTCTGAATATCCAGACGCAACGGTCACAGTGTTTGACTTGGCCACTGCTGTAGAAGCGGCACAGATAATAACACCTGACGAAACTGAAAGACAAAAGGTCAAGTTTGTTGCTGGAGATTTCTTTCAAGATGAATTTCCTCCAGCTGGCTTGTATACTTTTGCAAGAATTCTTCACGATTGGCCAGATGAGAAAGTGCATCAGCTGCTGAACAAGACCTTTAAATCTTTGAAATCTG GTGGTGCTGTTTTGATAGCAGAACTTGTAATGAACGAAACTAAAACTGGTCCTCTACAAACGTTACGCTACAACGTTCAGATGATGATTGAAATGTCTGGAAGAGAAAGAACTGAGACAGAGTACCGTCTATTATTGGAACAACATGGATTTGTTGATTTTGAATGCAAATTTGTTGCTGGATATAGCAGTTTTCATGCGATGATAGCTAAAAAACCATAA
- the LOC140048134 gene encoding acetylserotonin O-methyltransferase-like — translation MDNETKSTLWPPPLVLDIFTGFQKSQALFVTTELQLYDLLAIHQNGMTANEIASKKKLNLDATERILDYATGLKLIKKDFKSESKTAIYSNYPEIAEVLQSSKPNNMVAAIKYASRIQYPLYQHLITMIKSGKNTETYKKAFGFEVTTEICEHLYEFDKDYSETFLQFMHQLSSITSPGVAKAFDLSPFCEICDLGGGSGALAYALASEYPDATVTVFDLATAVEAAQKITPDKTERQKVKFVSGDFFQDEFPPASLYTFARTIQDWPDEKVHQLLDKTFKSLESGGAILIAELLMNETKTGPLYPLGANVQMMIERSGRQRTETEYRLLLEKHGFVDFECKFVEGYSSYHAIIAKKP, via the exons AATTGTATGATCTTCTTGCGATTCATCAAAATGGAATGACAGCCAATGAAATAGCCAGCAAGAAGAAACTCAATCTGGACGCAACAGAAAGAATTCTTGATTACGCTACTGGATTAAAACTTattaaaaaagattttaaatctGAATCAAAAACTG CAATTTACAGCAATTATCCCGAAATTGCAGAAGTTCTCCAATCAAGTAAGCCTAATAATATGGTAGCGGCTATTAAGTATGCTTCACGTATCCAGTACCCATTGTACCAGCATTTGATTACAATGATCAAGAGCGGCAAAAACACCGAAACTTACAAAAAAGCATTTGGTTTTGAG GTGACCACGGAGATATGCGAACATCTTTATGAATTTGATAAAGATTATTCAGAAACTTTCCTACAGTTTATGCACCAGTTATCTTCAATTACATCTCCAGGAGTGGCAAAAGCTTTTGACCTTTCACCTTTCTGTGAAATATGCGATTTAGGAG GTGGTTCCGGTGCATTAGCATACGCTTTAGCCTCTGAATATCCAGACGCGACGGTCACAGTGTTTGACTTGGCTACTGCTGTAGAAGCGGCACAGAAAATAACACCTGACAAAACTGAAAGACAAAAGGTCAAGTTTGTTTCTGGAGATTTCTTTCAAGATGAATTTCCTCCAGCTAGCTTGTATACTTTTGCCAGAACTATTCAAGATTGGCCAGATGAGAAAGTACACCAACTGCTGGACAAGACCTTTAAATCTTTGGAATCTG GTGGTGCTATTTTGATAGCAGAACTTCTAATGAACGAAACTAAAACTGGTCCTCTATACCCACTTGGCGCCAACGTTCAGATGATGATTGAACGATCTGGAAGACAAAGAACTGAGACAGAGTACCGTCTATTATTGGAAAAACATGGATTTGTTGATTTTGAATGCAAATTTGTTGAGGGATACAGCAGCTACCATGCTATAATAGCTAAAAAACCTTAG